The nucleotide sequence AGCATCGCAACGGGTTTGCGCCACTTCACGTTTACGAATTCGCTAGTGCCGCTTCCGGTCGGTGACCTGCATTGTTGGCGCTCGGGCGTTGAACAGGTCGAGATATTCGGGTTGCGCGCCGCCCCAGCCATCCCGCAAATCCCAGATCAGCGCGTCCGGGTCTTTTAGCTCACCTTGCGACAGCAGACGTTCAAGAGCGCGTTGATAGACGGAGCCTGCATAGCACCAAACATGGACATAGCCGATGCGTCGTCCGTTGGACTCAATGACGCGAGCACTGGACTCCAACCCACGAAGGAACATTGTCGTGGGCTCGAGGTCGACCGGCCTGACCGGGATTTGCACCACCGCCGCGCCGCGCTGCACCTCCAAGACCACCGATTCGCCCACCTTCCCACGGAAGGACCCGACCGGCTCAAATGCCGTCCCGTCAGCCGCAATTATCTCGTCTCCAGCACGGAGCCCCGCCTGCTGAGCCGGCGTTCCATCGATCACGCTAGTGATCGTGGTACGATCAGTCACCTCGGAACCTGAAATGATACCTATGCCAGGGTACGAAATGCGGCCGTCCGGAAACGCACGTTGCAGCCCCCGGCGTCGCAGTACGCCGGAAAAGATCTCTGCAAGTTGATATATTCCGGCGCATCCGGCGT is from Bradyrhizobium sp. ISRA430 and encodes:
- a CDS encoding PDZ domain-containing protein, translated to MYQLAEIFSGVLRRRGLQRAFPDGRISYPGIGIISGSEVTDRTTITSVIDGTPAQQAGLRAGDEIIAADGTAFEPVGSFRGKVGESVVLEVQRGAAVVQIPVRPVDLEPTTMFLRGLESSARVIESNGRRIGYVHVWCYAGSVYQRALERLLSQGELKDPDALIWDLRDGWGGAQPEYLDLFNARAPTMQVTDRKRH